The Styela clava chromosome 10, kaStyClav1.hap1.2, whole genome shotgun sequence genome window below encodes:
- the LOC120337377 gene encoding calponin-2-like — protein sequence MAARGPSYGFSREVKMKLKSKYDVALEQDLRVWISECTGLDLPCDLSFSECLKDGIVLCTLMDYFEPGSLGKKLPHTKMLNPFRCMENIEAFLKAAAKFGVTMSSLFQTADLYDESNMSQVQMCLLALVDVAKSKGLTESDIGVYVAEKQNRDWSNEQLRAGEGIIGLQAGTNKCASQSGMTPYGAARPAYEKKYTGSGVQKTNGTEGYKH from the exons ATGGCCGCCCGTGGGCCAAGCTATGGTTTTAGTCGGGAAGTCAAAATGAAG CTGAAGTCGAAATACGATGTAGCTTTGGAACAAGATCTTCGAGTCTGGATTTCTGAATGTACTGGCCTTGATCTTCCATGTGATCTTAGTTTTTCAGAATGTCTGAAGGACGGAATTGTACTTTGCAC GTTAATGGATTACTTTGAGCCTGGTTCATTGGGGAAAAAATTACCACATACAAAAATGTTGAATCCTTTTCGTTGT ATGGAAAACATTGAGGCTTTCCTGAAAGCAGCTGCAAAATTTGGAGTTACAATGTCATCCCTCTTCCAAACTGCTGATTTATATGATGAGAGCAACATGTCACAG gTACAAATGTGCCTTCTTGCATTGGTTGATGTG GCGAAATCTAAAGGTTTAACAGAAAGTGACATTGGTGTATATGTAGCGGAAAAACAAAACCGTGATTGGAGTAATGAACAACTCAGAGCTGGCGAAGGAATCATAGGCTTGCAG GCAGGAACAAACAAATGTGCCAGCCAGTCTGGTATGACACCTTATGGTGCAGCGCGGCCTGCCTATGAAAAGAAGTACACGGGCTCAGGTGTTCAAAAAACAAATGGAACTGAAGGATACAAGCATTGA
- the LOC120338076 gene encoding uncharacterized protein LOC120338076, protein MAKSDASNRLPNVSAMQLKVCTDNENDWVEFIELCAISFQESAPFVRSHPDPVKRKAFLMKYIKHHYETELSNGRAGLACVKMQNAFGREEIIYGSCCQYGHGKRTESDQGPMRELDAIGWEKNEMEDEWLELQIHSKMPYIAEFLNVNIMHGVYHATLEEYKGKGIAKHYTVPAITVIFADGTRRGILDGAKPTIIYGVIDDYRALGLQKLAGYDEIYHFHNTHDKNYIKCINDSKEVNQNEGFNCVFLTCRELGGNTPDLINKFKKVFLMKSHI, encoded by the exons ATGGCAAAATCAGATGCAAGTAACAGATTACCAAACGTGTCAGCAATGCAGTTGAAAGTTTGTACTGATAATGAAAATGACTGGGTGGAATTCATTGAACTCTGCGCAATATCATTTCAGGAATCAGCGCCGTTTGTAAGATCTCACCCCGATCCCGtcaagagaaaagcgtttttaatgaAGTATATAAAACATCACTACGAG ACAGAATTGTCAAACGGACGAGCTGGACTGGCGTGTGTAAAAATGCAAAATGCGTTTGGAAGAGAAGAAATAATATACGGGAGTTGTTGCCAGTATGGACATGGAAAGCGTACAGAATCCGATCAAGGGCCAATGCGAGAACTTGATGCCATTGGTTGGGAAAAGAATGAGAT GGAAGATGAATGGTTAGAGCTCCAGATTCATTCAAAAATGCCGTACATAGCCGAGTTTTTGAACGTTAACATTATGCATGGAGTATATCACGCAACTTTAGAAGAGTACAAAGGAAAGGGAATAGCTAAACATTATACCGTGCCAGCCATCACTGTCATATTTGCAGATGGAACTAGACGAGGAATTTTGGATGGTGCTAAGCCAACGATCATATATGGCGTAATTGATGATTACCGGGCACTAGGATTGCAGAAATTGGCTGGTTACGATGaaatatatcattttcataatACTCATGATAAGAATTACATTAAGTGCATTAACGATTCAAAAGAAGTGAACCAAAATGAAggatttaattgtgtttttctGACGTGTAGAGAACTAGGTGGAAATACTCCTGATTTgatcaataaattcaaaaaagtaTTTCTTATGAAATCTCACATTTGA